Proteins co-encoded in one Deltaproteobacteria bacterium genomic window:
- a CDS encoding metal ABC transporter permease, whose protein sequence is MNNEFLFLLPAFVACLVLTGIHTYLGIHVIARGVIFVDIALAQIAALGMTVALLLGFSLESQTAYFFGLGFTLAGACFFAFFRDDRLPEEALIGVSFAASSALAVLIADRIPHGSEHLKFILNGNILWVGWGQILKTAVIYSVLGFFHYRFRHPFLLVSNNPAEARKQGLKLWLWDLFFYSSFGLVITSSVQMAGILLVFSLLIVPALIALLFTDRLKTRLVVGWILGTVISGGGIAASYAWDLPTGAAIVAAFGITLAGAVVIRKAN, encoded by the coding sequence ATGAACAACGAATTTCTTTTTTTGCTTCCCGCTTTTGTTGCCTGTCTGGTTTTGACCGGAATCCACACCTACCTGGGAATCCACGTGATCGCCCGGGGCGTGATTTTTGTCGACATCGCCCTGGCGCAGATTGCGGCGTTGGGGATGACGGTGGCCCTGCTTCTCGGTTTTTCGCTCGAATCCCAGACCGCCTATTTTTTTGGCCTCGGCTTCACTCTGGCGGGGGCCTGTTTTTTTGCCTTTTTTCGCGACGACCGCCTCCCCGAAGAGGCGTTGATCGGAGTGAGTTTTGCCGCCAGTTCCGCTTTGGCCGTTTTGATCGCCGATCGCATCCCGCACGGTTCCGAACATTTGAAGTTCATTCTTAACGGAAACATCCTTTGGGTCGGGTGGGGGCAGATACTCAAAACCGCCGTCATCTATTCCGTCCTCGGTTTTTTTCATTACCGTTTCCGCCATCCGTTTCTTCTGGTCTCCAATAATCCCGCCGAGGCCCGCAAACAGGGCTTGAAGCTCTGGCTGTGGGATCTGTTTTTTTACTCGTCCTTCGGCCTGGTCATTACCAGTTCGGTGCAGATGGCCGGAATCCTTCTGGTCTTTTCGCTTTTGATCGTCCCGGCCCTGATTGCGTTGCTTTTTACCGATCGTTTGAAAACGAGGCTGGTTGTCGGATGGATTCTCGGAACCGTGATCAGCGGGGGAGGCATTGCCGCGTCGTACGCCTGGGACCTGCCGACCGGCGCGGCGATTGTGGCGGCCTTTGGAATTACGCTGGCGGGGGCTGTTGTCATCCGGAAGGCCAACTGA
- a CDS encoding zinc ABC transporter substrate-binding protein, which yields MKKFILLLMLAIFPLSANAKVNIVTTTTDLAAIAREVGGELVSVESICRGDQDPHYLEPKPSYVVKMNRADLFVEVGLDLEIGWLPVLMTQSRNPKIQRGSTGYLDASRDIPVIEIPAGKVDRSMGDIHPLGNPHYWLDPRNGLIIAREVADKLSVLDPANQPAYRDNLATFESRLKSRIAAWQSLAASLRGKDIVTHHKVFSYFANWLGITIADVIEPKPGIPAPPSHITSLIDLIKSRQIHLIVSENYYDPKPSWELGKKTGAVVRDLATSVGGETGVTTYEGLFDYLIGELKGAL from the coding sequence ATGAAAAAATTTATTTTGCTTTTGATGCTTGCAATATTTCCTTTGTCTGCCAACGCCAAAGTCAATATCGTCACGACTACTACCGACCTCGCCGCCATTGCGCGCGAGGTCGGGGGTGAGCTCGTTTCGGTGGAAAGTATCTGCCGGGGAGACCAGGATCCTCATTATCTGGAACCGAAGCCGAGCTACGTGGTTAAAATGAACCGCGCCGACCTGTTTGTCGAAGTCGGCCTGGATCTGGAGATCGGCTGGTTGCCGGTTTTGATGACGCAGTCGCGGAATCCAAAGATTCAGCGGGGTTCCACGGGCTATCTGGACGCCTCCCGGGATATTCCGGTGATTGAAATCCCGGCGGGAAAAGTCGACCGCTCGATGGGGGATATTCATCCCTTGGGGAATCCGCATTATTGGCTTGATCCGCGCAATGGCCTGATCATTGCCCGGGAGGTTGCCGACAAGTTATCTGTCCTCGATCCCGCCAATCAGCCGGCTTATCGAGACAATCTGGCTACTTTTGAATCGCGCCTCAAAAGCCGGATTGCGGCATGGCAAAGTTTGGCGGCCTCTTTGCGCGGCAAAGATATCGTCACGCACCACAAGGTTTTTTCTTATTTTGCGAATTGGCTGGGAATAACAATCGCCGACGTTATCGAGCCGAAACCGGGCATTCCCGCGCCACCGTCGCACATTACCTCTCTAATCGACCTCATCAAATCGCGGCAGATCCATTTGATTGTCTCCGAGAATTATTATGATCCCAAGCCATCGTGGGAGTTGGGGAAGAAGACCGGGGCAGTGGTCCGCGATTTGGCGACATCGGTTGGTGGAGAAACGGGAGTGACGACGTATGAGGGATTGTTTGATTACCTGATTGGAGAACTGAAGGGGGCCTTATGA